A single genomic interval of Zingiber officinale cultivar Zhangliang chromosome 4A, Zo_v1.1, whole genome shotgun sequence harbors:
- the LOC121969222 gene encoding amino acid transporter AVT6C-like, protein MSKAGDAVAPLLPVELRPSETRPASVPGAVFNLATTTIGAGIMSLPAAVKVLGVAPALVLVVAAAFLADASAEFLMRYRGAGGAWSYAAAMGDAFGRAGSAALQICVALTTAGTLTVYLDIIGDVLSGSQSEGAAHAGILQEWFGEQWWTARAAAQLVAVVIVILPLVLLRRVDSLKFSSAVSVLLAVVFMCISTGMALYALFQGRTQKPRLLPDFAHLSSFLDLFTAVPIIVVAFTFHFNVHPIRAELSETSDMQVAVRLSVLLCSAIYAAIGFFGYLLFGEATMTDILSNFDRDTGSAFGSLLNDVVRLSYVLHLVLVFPLLFFSLRINVDELLFPKSSHLSSDARRFTLLTAALLGSIYLGSVLFPSIWTLFQFIGSTTAVCISLIFPAALVLRDVEGTAKRKDQLLATGMILVALITSAIAIGSNIVASFQPREVRGSRR, encoded by the exons ATGTCGAAGGCTGGTGACGCGGTCGCGCCGCTCCTGCCGGTGGAGCTCCGCCCGAGCGAGACGCGGCCGGCCTCGGTTCCTGGCGCGGTGTTCAATCTCGCGACGACCACCATCGGGGCCGGGATCATGTCGCTTCCGGCCGCCGTGAAGGTGCTCGGCGTCGCCCCGGCGCTGGTCCTGGTGGTTGCCGCCGCGTTCCTGGCGGACGCCTCGGCGGAGTTCCTGATGCGCTATAGAGGTGCGGGCGGCGCGTGGTCGTACGCGGCCGCCATGGGAGACGCATTCGGCCGCGCCGGCTCCGCCGCTTTGCAGATCTGCGTCGCCCTCACTACCGCCGGAACCCTCACCGTTTATCTCGACATCATCG GTGATGTGCTATCGGGTAGCCAATCGGAGGGCGCGGCGCACGCCGGGATTCTGCAGGAGTGGTTCGGCGAGCAGTGGTGGACAGCGCGCGCGGCGGCGCAGCTCGTCGCCGTCGTCATCGTCATCCTTCCTCTGGTCCTCCTCCGCCGCGTCG ACTCCCTCAAGTTCTCGTCGGCGGTGTCGGTGCTGCTGGCGGTTGTGTTCATGTGCATAAGCACCGGCATGGCGCTCTACGCCCTATTCCAGGGTCGGACGCAGAAGCCCAGGCTGCTCCCCGACTTCGCCCACCTCTCCTCCTTCCTCGACCTCTTCACCGCCGTCCCCATCATTGTCGTCGCCTTCACCTTCCACTTCAACG TTCACCCGATCCGAGCCGAGCTCAGCGAGACCTCAGACATGCAGGTGGCCGTCCGCCTCTCCGTCCTGCTCTGCTCCGCCATCTACGCCGCGATCGGATTCTTCGGCTACCTTCTCTTCGGCGAGGCCACCATGACCGACATCCTCTCCAACTTCGACCGCGACACCGGCTCGGCCTTCGGGAGTCTTCTCAACGACGTGGTCCGCCTCAGCTATGTCCTCCACCTGGTTCTCGTCTTCCCGTTGCTCTTCTTCTCGTTGAGAATCAACGTCGACGAGCTCCTCTTCCCCAAATCGAGCCACCTCTCGTCGGACGCTCGCCGGTTCACGCTGCTCACTGCGGCGCTGCTTGGCTCCATCTACCTGGGCTCAGTCCTCTTCCCGAGCATTTGGACTCTGTTTCAGTTCATCGGGTCGACCACTGCGGTTTGCATCTCGTTAATTTTCCCGGCGGCTCTTGTTCTGAG GGACGTTGAAGGAACAGCAAAGAGAAAGGATCAGTTACTAGCCACGGGGATGATACTAGTGGCTTTGATTACCAGCGCTATAGCTATAGGATCCAACATTGTTGCATCTTTCCAGCCACGGGAAGTAAGAGGATCTAGGCGTTGA